The following coding sequences are from one Salvia hispanica cultivar TCC Black 2014 chromosome 3, UniMelb_Shisp_WGS_1.0, whole genome shotgun sequence window:
- the LOC125211785 gene encoding TATA-binding protein-associated factor BTAF1 isoform X2 encodes MDVNDVIRDEDLIEQKVAYPGNGTAFQYFSSQRSHNIQKFVTTMVPTSRSRRPSARELNLLKRKAKINSKDQSKGWSKDGDTEVTPSHDMVSPKSIPVDTSSSYKQLTDVISDEESFEIDGDGGWPFQTFVEQLLVDMFDPVWEVRHGSIMALREILTYQGANAGILMPEVSRHSLPVSNMKVENDDTTIKREREIDLNLQVPLDESEPILKKPKIEDAAFPISESSTADIEVCMKVDEEGLIVMPGSTGEVDINFMKVESQSVINDATEVKESTEDNESLEKMNILKNLTQNSGLLNFVKDARNSWLRNCEFLQDCAIRFLCVLSLDRFGDYVSDQVVAPVRETCAQALGAVLKYMPPTLVRETLNILLQMQRRPEWEIRHGSLLGIKYLVAVRQELLHDLLGSVLPACRTGLEDPDDDVRAVAAEALIPTSAALASIKGPVLHCIIMLLWDILLDLDDLSPSTSSVMNLLAEIYSQEEMIPKTFGTLGSKEKPELDLNEIDLTDDLEEGMGSLENPYMLSTLAPRLWPFMRHSITSVRLSAIRTLERLLEAGYRRSITDESSSIWPSFIVGDTLRIVFQNLLLESNEEILLCSERVWNLLTKCAVEDLENAVKLYFSSWIELATTPYGSLLDATKMFWPVALPRKSHVKAAAKIRAAMLESENQKNKALESTESMSLERNGVASADSTKIVVGADLDISVTCTRVLTAAALGLMASKLNGLSLQHIFEPLWQGLSSLSGVQRQVVSMVLISWFKELNDISKADEVIAGISSKFRTCLLDLLTCSNPAYPTKDSLLPYAELSRTYSKMRNEASQLYTATEASGLYSDILSSIEVDIESLTADDALSFASKLAFTGNGISEVESDGRNLFEELESLKQKLLTTSGYLKCVQNNLHLTVSALLAAAVVWMSELPGKLNPIILPIMSSIKREQEEILQNKAAESLAELIYHCIGRKPSPNDKLIKNLCTFACMDPCETPQAVALSSVGSIEDHDLLASGSSSGKHRSKVNMLPAGEDRSKVEGFISRRGSELALKYLCIKFGDSLFDKLPKIWHCLVEVLKPCNHECLTPEDEKLIDQSINSVNDPQILINNIQVVRSIAPSLEATLRQKMLTLLPCIFRCVRHTHIAIRLAASRCITAMAKSMTLDVMGPFIENVVPMLGDMSSVHARQGAGMLVSLLVHGLGLELVPYAPLLVVPLLRCMGDCDHSVRQTVTHSFATLVPLLPLARGVSPPVGLTDRMSKNKEDAQFLEQLVDNSHIEDYKLPFELKVTLRRYQQEGINWLAFLRRFNLHGILCDDMGLGKTLQSSAIVVSDIAEHVAANKDEDLPPSLIICPSTLVGHWVYEIEKFIDPSLLTTLQYIGSAQERSSLRPQFSKHNAIVTSYDVVRKDIDHLKQFLWNYCVLDEGHIIKNSKSKVTVAVKQIMAKHRLILSGTPIQNNVLDLWSLFDFLMPGFLGTERQFQATYGKPLLAARDPKCSAKDAEGGILAMEALHKQVMPFLLRRTKAEVLSDLPEKIIQDRYCDLSPVQLKLYEQFSGSHVRKEISNIVTENEDAAPAPKASSHVFQALQYLLKLCSHPLLVVGERIPESLLPVLSELVPANSDIASELHKLYHSPKLVALQEIMEECGIGVDASNSEGAISVGQHRVLIFAQHKALLDIIEKDLFQTHMKNVTYLRLDGSVEPEKRFEIVKAFNSDPTIDALLLTTHVGGLGLNLTSADTLVFMEHDWNPMRDHQAMDRAHRLGQRKVVNVHRLIMRGTLEEKVMSLQKFKVSVANTVINADNASMNTMNTDQLLDLFTSAEGQKGTRASKSSKAGADEAKMPGRGKGLKSILGGLEELWDQSQYTEEYNLNQFLAKLNG; translated from the exons ATGGATGTTAATGATGTCATAAGAGACGAGGACCTTATTGAGCAAAAAGTTGCGTACCCTGGGAATGGTACTGCGTTTCAGTATTTCTCCTCACAACGCTCACATAACATCCAAAAATTTGTGACAACCATGGTGCCCACATCCAGATCCAGAAGGCCCAGTGCAAGGGAATTAAATCTCTTGAAACGGAAAgccaaaattaattcaaaagaCCAGTCAAAAGGATGGTCGAAAGACGGGGATACAGAGGTGACACCTTCACATGATATGGTATCACCAAAGAGCATTCCTGTTGACACGTCAAGCTCATATAAG CAACTTACAGATGTAATCTCTGATGAGGAGAGTTTTGAAATCGATGGAGATGGGGGTTGGCCTTTCCAAACTTTTGTCGAACAACTCCTTGTGGATATGTTTGATCCTG TTTGGGAGGTTCGCCATGGTAGTATTATGGCTCTTAGGGAGATATTAACCTATCAAGGAGCGAATGCGGGGATCCTTATGCCTGAAGTGAGCCGCCATAGTTTGCCTGTTTCTAATATGAAAGTTGAAAATGATGACACTACAATAAAACGGGAGAGggaaattgatttgaatttacaAGTTCCTCTTGATGAATCGGAACCAATTTTGAAGAaaccaaaaattgaagatGCAGCATTCCCTATTAGTGAATCCAGTACTGCAGATATAGAGGTCTGTATGAAGGTTGATGAAGAAGGTCTGATTGTAATGCCAGGTTCAACTGGAGAagttgatattaattttatgaaggTGGAATCTCAATCTGTTATTAATGATGCTACTGAGGTGAAGGAATCTACAGAAGACAATGAAtcattggagaagatgaatatATTGAAGAATCTTACTCAAAACTCTGGACTCTTGAACTTTGTTAAAGATGCCAGGAATTCATGGCTGAGAAATTGTGAATTTCTGCAAGATTGTGCAATTCGTTTCTTGTGTGTGTTGTCATTGGACAG GTTTGGTGATTATGTCTCTGATCAAGTTGTCGCGCCAGTTAGGGAAACTTGTGCTCAGGCTTTAGGTGCTGTGCTCAAATACATGCCTCCAACATTAGTTAGAGAAACACTGAACATTTTATTGCAAATGCAG CGTAGACCAGAGTGGGAGATTCGTCATGGGAGTCTTTTGGGCATTAAATATTTAGTTGCAGTTCGACAG GAGTTGCTACATGATTTACTGGGGTCTGTTCTTCCTGCTTGTAGAACTGGGCTTGAAGATCCTGATGATGATGTGAGAGCTGTTGCAGCAGAGGCTCTAATACCAACTTCTGCTGCTCTTGCTTCGATCAAGGGCCCAGTATTGCATTGTATTATTATGCTGCTATGGGACATATTGCTTGACCTGGATGATTTGAGTCCTTCGACTAGCAG TGTAATGAATCTATTAGCAGAAATTTATTCTCAGGAGGAGATGATTCCAAAGACTTTTGGTACGTTGGGCTCTAAAGAGAAACCAGAGCTTGACCTAAATGAAATTGATCTGACAGATGATCTAGAAGAAGGAATGGGTTCTCTAGAGAACCCTTATATGCTATCAACTCTGGCTCCACGGTTATGGCCCTTTATGAGGCACAGCATCACTTCTGTTCGCTTATCAGCCATCCGTACCCTG GAACGCTTGCTTGAAGCTGGCTATAGGAGGAGCATTACTGATGAGTCTAGCTCAATTTGGCCTTCTTTCATAGTTGGTGATACCCTTAGGATTGTTTTCCAGAACCTGCTTCTTGAATCAAATGAGGAGATTCTACTGTGCTCTGAGAGGGTCTGGAATCTCTTAACTAAA TGTGCGGTGGAAGACTTAGAAAATGCTGTCAAATTGTATTTCTCTTCATGGATTGAGCTTGCTACCACTCCATATGGCTCTCTGTTGGATGCAACGAAAATGTTCTGGCCTGTAGCTCTGCCGCGTAAAAGCCATGTCAAAGCTGCAGCTAAAATTAGAGCAGCAATGTTGGAGAGtgaaaatcagaaaaataaGGCCTTAGAATCCACAGAAAGCATGTCTTTAGAGAGAAATGGGGTTGCTTCTGCTGATTCAACTAAAATAGTTGTTGGTGCAGATTTGGATATTTCGGTGACTTGTACACGAGTGCTTACAGCAGCAGCTCTCGGTTTAATGGCTTCTAAGTTAAATGGTCTGTCTTTGCAGCACATATTTGAACCACTTTGGCAGGGGTTGAGTTCATTATCAGGAGTTCAGAGGCAG GTGGTTTCTATGGTCCTTATATCTTGGTTCAAAGAATTAAACGACATTTCCAAGGCTGATGAGGTTATTGCTGGGATTTCAAGTAAATTTAGGACGTGTTTACTGGATTTATTAACTTGCAGTAACCCAGCATATCCTACAAAAGATTCTCTCCTACCTTATGCTGAACTCTCTAGAACATATAGTAAGATGCGCAATGAGGCAAGTCAATTGTATACTGCTACAGAAGCATCTGGCTTGTACAGTGATATCTTGTCATCTATAGAAGTGGACATTGAGAGTTTAACTGCAGATGATGCTTTGAGTTTTGCATCAAAACTTGCATTTACGGGTAATGGTATTTCTGAAGTCGAATCTGATGGACGGAATCTATTTGAGGAGTTGGAGTCTCTAAAGCAGAAACTATTAACTACTTCTGGATATCTCAAATGTGTCCAG AATAATTTGCATCTCACTGTCTCAGCTTTGCTAGCAGCTGCAGTTGTTTGGATGTCAGAGCTTCCAGGGAAACTCAATCCAATCATACTGCCTATAATGTCTTCCATCAAAAGAGAACAG GAGGAGATACTTCAAAATAAGGCCGCTGAATCATTAGCAGAGCTTATTTATCACTGCATCGGACGCAAACCCAGTCCAAATGACAAgctaattaagaatttatgtACTTTTGCATGCATGGATCCTTGTGAAACTCCCCAGGCAGTAGCTCTTAGTTCTGTTGGGTCAATTGAAGACCATGATCTATTAGCCTCTGGGAGTAGTAGTGGTAAGCATAGATCAAAAGTTAATATGCTCCCTGCTGGGGAAGACCGGTCGAAAGTAGAAGGTTTCATTAGCAGACGGGGGTCTGAACTTgcattgaaatatttatgcaTAAAGTTTGGTGATTCTTTGTTTGACAAACTACCTAAGATCTGGCATTGCCTTGTTGAGGTCCTCAAACCTTGTAATCATGAATGCCTGACTCCAGAAGATGAGAAGCTGATTGATCAGTCTATTAATTCTGTCAACGATCCTCAGATTCTGATTAACAATATCCAA GTGGTTCGTTCTATTGCTCCTTCCCTGGAGGCAACACTCAGGCAGAAAATGCTAACTCTCTTGCCATGTATTTTCAGATGTGTCAGACATACTCATATTGCTATAAGATTAGCTGCTTCAAGATGTATCACAGCAATGGCTAAGTCAATGACTTTGGATGTCATGGGGCCATTTATTGAGAATGTTGTTCCAATGTTAGGCGATATGTCATCTGTGCATGCCAGACAAGGGGCTGGCATGCTTGTTAGTTTGCTAGTACATGGGTTGGGTTTGGAACTGGTCCCATATGCTCCTTTGTTGGTTGTCCCTCTTTTGCGGTGCATGGGTGACTGTGATCACTCGGTTAGACAGACTGTAACACATAGTTTTGCTACCCTGGTGCCACTTCTTCCACTAGCACGTGGTGTGTCTCCACCTGTTGGCTTGACTGACCGTATGTCTAAAAATAAGGAGGATGCACAATTTCTAGAGCAGCTAGTTGACAATTCTCATATTGAAGACTACAAACTCCCATTTGAGCTAAAAGTGACCCTTCGGAG GTATCAACAAGAAGGTATAAACTGGCTAGCATTTTTAAGACGGTTCAATCTTCATGGAATCTTATGTGATGATATGGGCCTCGGTAAGACCCTTCAGTCATCAGCAATTGTGGTATCTGATATAGCAGAGCATGTTGCTGCAAATAAGGATGAGGATTTGCCACcatcattaattatatgtCCTTCAACCCTTGTCGGACACTGGGTCTACGAGATAGAGAAGTTTATTGATCCGTCTCTTTTGACAACACTTCAATACATTGGTTCTGCTCAAGAGCGATCTTCGCTGCGACCACAATTTAGCAAGCACAATGCAATTGTAACATCATATGATGTTGTCCGGAAAGATATTGATCATCTCAAGCAGTTCCTATGGAATTATTGTGTCCTAGATGAAGGACACATTATAAAAAACTCAAAGTCTAAAGTCACAGTTGCTGTGAAACAGATTATGGCTAAGCATCGCCTCATATTGAGTGGAACACCTATCCAG AACAATGTGTTGGATCTTTGGTCTCTTTTTGACTTCCTTATGCCGGGTTTTCTTGGAACGGAAAGACAA TTTCAGGCCACTTATGGGAAGCCTCTGTTAGCAGCCCGGGACCCCAAATGTTCAGCAAAAGATGCAGAAGGAGGGATACTGGCTATGGAAGCATTGCACAAGCAG GTCATGCCTTTCCTTTTGCGCCGTACAAAAGCAGAAGTCTTATCTGATCTGCCAGAGAAGATTATTCAGGACAGATATTGCGACTTGAGCCCTGTACAACTGAAACTGTATGAGCAGTTTTCTGGTTCCCATGTCagaaaagaaatctcaaatatAGTAACAGAAAATGAAGATGCAGCACCGGCTCCCAAGGCATCTTCACATGTTTTCCAG GCCCTTCAGTATTTGCTGAAACTTTGTAGTCATCCGTTACTGGTTGTTGGTGAAAGAATCCCAGAATCACTGCTGCCTGTTCTATCTGAACTTGTTCCTGCAAACTCTGATATCGCTTCAGAGCTTCATAAGCTCTACCATTCGCCTAAACTTGTTGCTCTCCAGGAGATAATGGAAGAGTGTGGAATAGGAGTTGATGCATCCAATTCCGAGGGTGCAATTTCTGTTGGTCAGCACAGAGTTCTGATATTTGCACAACATAAA GCTCTTTTGGACATTATTGAAAAAGACTTGTTTCAAACGCATATGAAAAA TGTTACATATTTGCGTTTGGATGGATCTGTCGAACCTGAGAAACGCTTTGAAATTGTCAAAGCTTTCAACTCTGACCCTACAATTGATGCTCTACTGCTCACAACACATG TTGGTGGCCTTGGTTTGAACTTGACATCCGCTGATACCCTTGTTTTCATGGAGCATGACTGGAATCCCATGAGAGATCACCAG GCAATGGACAGAGCTCACAGGTTAGGCCAGCGGAAAGTTGTGAATGTCCACCGTCTTATCATGCGAGGCACCTTAGAGGAGAAGGTGATGAGTCTCCAAAAGTTCAAAGTGTCAGTAGCTAATACTGTGATAAATGCAGATAACGCCAGCATGAACACAATGAACACAGATCAGTTACTTGATCTATTCACTTCAGCCGAAGGCCAAAAG GGAACACGAGCCTCTAAATCATCAAAGGCAGGTGCCGATGAAGCAAAAATGCCCGGCAGGGGCAAGGGACTAAAGTCAATTCTTGGCGGGCTAGAAGAACTGTGGGACCAATCACAATACACTGAAGAATACAATCTGAACCAATTTTTGGCAAAGCTAAATGGCTGA